In Amycolatopsis sp. EV170708-02-1, the following are encoded in one genomic region:
- a CDS encoding TetR/AcrR family transcriptional regulator: MARPRQFDETTAIEAAAAVFRQRGYNATSIDHLVEATGVHRGSLYGAFGSKHGLFARVLDHVADDRDDAGRLDILLIALLELAPEDERVRARARAVMQDLGTTPDQLGRRLLARAGLPDIDNGGTT; the protein is encoded by the coding sequence ATGGCCCGACCACGGCAGTTCGACGAGACGACAGCGATCGAGGCCGCGGCGGCGGTCTTCCGGCAGCGGGGGTACAACGCGACCTCGATCGATCACCTCGTCGAGGCGACGGGTGTCCACCGGGGAAGCCTGTACGGCGCCTTCGGCAGCAAGCACGGCTTGTTCGCCCGGGTGCTGGACCACGTCGCCGACGACCGGGACGACGCCGGGCGGCTCGACATCCTGCTGATCGCCCTGCTCGAACTCGCGCCCGAGGACGAGCGGGTGCGCGCCCGGGCCCGGGCCGTCATGCAGGACCTCGGGACCACCCCGGACCAGCTGGGACGCCGGTTGCTGGCCCGCGCCGGATTGCCGGACATCGACAACGGAGGAACGACATGA
- a CDS encoding DUF2207 domain-containing protein gives MLTKWGTAVVAVAASSALMVPPSDTNVPEAPGAGPSLSNAPQLPKPPPLGARGQLGLLQPPSGASANVAVKVERDGSVSITEQVTVPGGQHLVRRIPFKVPAGEEQDRVYGIRDVSVEGAGKAEPNGEQLVATFDGGTATLKYKVDGAVADVNGAQQVRWQIASGWDGELSRVSASFSAPTREMPTVDCFAGPLGSDRQCSLAETDHSGVVRIEQDKLAAGERVDLAVQLPAGTVPANARFEQIASVGGAFALTTLAGLGFGALALFLVLGALAVWLLRRRDRGALTAGAGPVEVLMREGDRVSFASPDGVLPGQVGTVVDETVDVVDVSGTVVDLAVRNYLWIAEVRGAGTVDWQIARRNAPDQHLAAFEREIYTALLPEGTDSVLLSELRGRGTVDLRVAGEAMYADVVRKGWFSRRPDKGKNKLTWAGVGLIALGLVATVALTFTAGHALLGVAVALAGIATLLGASWVPPRTSRGRRLVGQVRGLLEYLHTVKVADIPAGDREMVFSRSLPYAIVLGDTEHWLRTFEGLDPSADGSAGLYWFGGLEGDRDLRRFAAHLPSFLSALDGLLAESGHLRSLRPEPVPA, from the coding sequence GTGTTGACGAAATGGGGGACGGCGGTCGTGGCCGTCGCGGCGAGCTCGGCCTTGATGGTCCCGCCGTCGGATACGAACGTTCCGGAGGCGCCCGGAGCGGGCCCTTCGCTGAGCAACGCGCCACAGCTGCCGAAGCCGCCGCCGCTCGGCGCGCGCGGTCAGCTCGGGTTGCTCCAGCCGCCGAGCGGAGCGTCCGCGAACGTCGCGGTGAAGGTGGAACGCGACGGTTCGGTGTCGATCACCGAGCAGGTGACCGTCCCGGGTGGACAGCACCTGGTGCGCCGGATCCCCTTCAAGGTTCCCGCGGGTGAAGAGCAGGACCGTGTCTACGGGATCCGTGACGTTTCGGTCGAGGGCGCGGGCAAGGCGGAGCCGAACGGCGAACAGCTGGTCGCCACCTTCGACGGCGGCACGGCCACCCTCAAGTACAAAGTGGACGGTGCGGTCGCGGACGTCAACGGCGCGCAGCAGGTGCGCTGGCAGATCGCGAGCGGCTGGGACGGCGAGCTGTCCCGGGTGTCCGCTTCGTTCAGCGCGCCGACGCGCGAAATGCCCACAGTGGACTGTTTCGCCGGGCCGCTCGGTTCGGACCGGCAGTGTTCGCTCGCGGAGACCGATCACAGCGGCGTCGTCCGCATCGAGCAGGACAAACTCGCGGCGGGCGAACGGGTCGACCTCGCCGTCCAGCTCCCGGCGGGCACGGTGCCCGCGAACGCGCGGTTCGAGCAGATCGCCTCGGTCGGCGGCGCCTTCGCCCTCACCACCCTCGCCGGCCTCGGATTCGGGGCGCTGGCCCTGTTCCTCGTGCTCGGCGCGCTCGCCGTCTGGCTGCTGCGCCGCCGAGACCGGGGCGCGCTCACCGCGGGCGCCGGCCCGGTCGAAGTCCTCATGCGGGAAGGCGACAGGGTCTCCTTCGCCTCGCCCGACGGTGTCCTGCCCGGACAGGTCGGGACGGTCGTCGACGAGACGGTCGACGTCGTGGACGTCAGCGGAACGGTGGTCGACCTCGCGGTCCGCAACTACCTGTGGATCGCCGAAGTCCGCGGCGCCGGAACGGTCGACTGGCAGATCGCGCGCCGCAACGCGCCGGACCAGCACCTCGCGGCCTTCGAGCGCGAGATCTACACCGCGCTCCTTCCCGAGGGCACTGATTCCGTGCTGCTGTCGGAACTCCGCGGCCGCGGCACCGTCGATCTCCGTGTCGCGGGCGAGGCGATGTACGCCGACGTCGTGCGCAAGGGCTGGTTCTCGCGGCGCCCGGACAAGGGCAAGAACAAGCTGACGTGGGCGGGTGTCGGCCTGATCGCGCTCGGACTCGTGGCGACGGTCGCCCTGACCTTCACGGCAGGCCATGCGCTGCTCGGCGTCGCGGTCGCGCTCGCCGGGATCGCGACACTGCTGGGCGCCTCGTGGGTGCCGCCGAGGACTTCGCGCGGCAGGCGCCTGGTCGGCCAGGTCCGCGGGCTGCTCGAATACCTGCACACCGTCAAGGTCGCCGATATCCCGGCGGGGGACCGCGAAATGGTGTTCTCCCGGTCGCTGCCGTACGCCATCGTGCTCGGCGACACCGAGCACTGGCTCAGGACGTTCGAAGGGCTCGACCCGTCGGCGGACGGTTCGGCCGGGCTGTACTGGTTCGGCGGGCTCGAGGGCGACCGGGATCTGCGCCGGTTCGCCGCGCATCTGCCGTCGTTCCTGTCCGCTTTGGACGGTCTGCTCGCCGAATCCGGGCATCTGCGCTCACTCCGCCCGGAACCGGTCCCCGCCTGA
- a CDS encoding ROK family transcriptional regulator, whose product MLREINDRAAIEVLLRDGPLTRSELEVAIGLSKPATAQLLTRLEQDDIVTKAGVRGGGRGPRAQLWQVNGGVAYVAAVDLTPQVADFVVSDVTGAVLAEYQVPLPVHEGADVVGTFGAALTHVANSAGLAATDLRHVVIGAQGAFDPRTGLLSSAPHIPGWLGFDVPRRLSVELGVEVTIENDVNLVAIVEMTVGQAVGLDDFVMIWLSDGVGGAVVVGRRLLRGATGGGGEIDWMRVPDPVSVATRKETTRGGDRFGDLVASPAVVELAAAHGIEAGTGADAVAKARESGNEAYLDDLARRVAGGAASLIAVVDPELVLLSGDTSRAGGDEFAALVAKRLHELVLPRTPVGVASVQGNAVRAGALQSALATVRRDVFGVNTPSLLGPRRSGAGEPNPIVAVPESRTEPPSPAPTN is encoded by the coding sequence ATGCTGCGCGAGATCAACGATCGCGCGGCCATCGAGGTCCTCCTCAGGGACGGCCCGCTGACGCGCTCCGAGCTCGAGGTCGCGATCGGCCTGTCGAAGCCCGCGACGGCGCAGCTGCTCACCCGCCTCGAACAGGACGACATCGTCACCAAGGCGGGCGTGCGCGGCGGCGGGCGCGGGCCGAGGGCGCAGCTCTGGCAGGTCAACGGCGGTGTCGCCTACGTCGCGGCCGTGGATCTGACCCCGCAAGTAGCCGATTTCGTCGTTTCCGACGTCACGGGCGCGGTGCTCGCCGAGTACCAGGTCCCGCTGCCGGTCCACGAGGGCGCGGACGTCGTCGGCACGTTCGGCGCGGCGCTCACCCACGTCGCGAACAGCGCCGGGCTCGCCGCCACCGATCTCCGTCACGTCGTCATCGGTGCGCAGGGCGCGTTCGACCCCCGCACCGGTCTCCTCTCCTCGGCGCCGCACATCCCCGGCTGGCTCGGTTTCGACGTGCCGCGCAGGCTCAGCGTGGAGCTCGGCGTCGAGGTCACCATCGAGAACGACGTCAACCTCGTCGCGATCGTGGAGATGACGGTCGGCCAGGCCGTCGGGCTCGACGACTTCGTGATGATCTGGCTCAGCGACGGCGTCGGCGGCGCGGTGGTCGTCGGCCGCAGGCTGTTGCGCGGCGCGACCGGCGGTGGCGGCGAGATCGACTGGATGCGTGTTCCCGATCCGGTTTCCGTTGCCACGCGGAAGGAAACGACGCGCGGGGGAGATCGTTTCGGCGACCTCGTCGCGTCGCCTGCGGTCGTCGAACTGGCCGCCGCGCACGGCATCGAGGCCGGGACCGGCGCGGACGCGGTCGCCAAGGCCCGCGAAAGCGGGAACGAAGCGTATCTCGACGACCTCGCCCGCCGTGTCGCGGGCGGAGCGGCCAGCCTGATCGCGGTCGTCGACCCCGAACTCGTGCTTCTTTCCGGTGACACCAGCCGGGCCGGTGGCGACGAATTCGCCGCGCTGGTCGCGAAAAGGCTGCACGAACTGGTCCTGCCCCGCACCCCCGTCGGGGTCGCTTCGGTGCAGGGCAACGCGGTCCGCGCGGGCGCGCTCCAATCGGCGCTCGCCACCGTCCGCAGGGACGTCTTCGGCGTCAACACCCCTTCGCTCCTCGGGCCGAGACGGTCCGGGGCGGGAGAGCCGAACCCGATCGTGGCTGTCCCGGAATCACGAACAGAACCACCGTCTCCCGCCCCAACCAACTAG
- the nudC gene encoding NAD(+) diphosphatase: METPFGLGALPTLSRSTADRQESLRTNPDRLAERWPNARVVLLDEQARTPVVEGSGTLATRKSQDFGTEPPVEAVFLGEWQGTDYWSLPGRPAGETETVEMAGSWGVIEQVARHEGEIWVDLRGYGDLLDDTSAGLFTTAQALQAWRRQAKFCTRCGSPTELIQLGWASKCTGCGREEYPRTDPAVICLVHDDAGVNGEHVLLARQPIWPPDRYSILAGFVEAGESLEGCVEREIREEVGVEVRDVRYLGSQPWPFPRSIMLGFTARADISAPLVPAEGEIEEAYWVSREEVRAAFANSQLRNAGAVPTPIAGGTRQLVLPGNSSIARVMLAAWAGV; encoded by the coding sequence ATGGAGACACCGTTCGGGTTGGGGGCGCTCCCGACGCTTTCGCGCTCCACCGCGGACCGTCAGGAATCCTTGCGTACCAACCCGGACAGGTTGGCCGAGCGCTGGCCGAACGCGCGCGTCGTGCTGCTCGACGAGCAAGCGCGCACCCCGGTGGTGGAGGGTTCCGGCACGCTCGCGACCCGCAAGTCGCAGGATTTCGGCACCGAGCCGCCAGTCGAGGCGGTCTTCCTGGGGGAGTGGCAGGGCACCGACTACTGGTCGCTGCCCGGCCGCCCCGCAGGCGAGACCGAGACCGTCGAAATGGCGGGCAGCTGGGGCGTCATCGAACAGGTCGCCCGCCACGAAGGCGAGATCTGGGTCGACCTGCGCGGCTACGGCGACCTGCTCGACGACACGTCGGCCGGGCTGTTCACCACCGCGCAGGCGCTGCAGGCCTGGCGGCGGCAGGCGAAGTTCTGCACGCGCTGCGGCAGCCCGACCGAACTGATCCAGCTGGGCTGGGCGAGCAAGTGCACCGGCTGCGGCCGGGAGGAGTACCCGCGCACCGACCCGGCCGTGATCTGCCTCGTGCACGACGACGCCGGCGTCAACGGCGAGCACGTCCTGCTGGCCCGGCAACCGATCTGGCCGCCGGACCGGTACTCGATCCTCGCCGGTTTCGTCGAGGCGGGGGAGTCGCTCGAAGGCTGTGTCGAGCGCGAGATCCGCGAAGAGGTCGGTGTCGAGGTGCGCGACGTGCGTTATCTCGGCAGTCAGCCGTGGCCGTTCCCGCGGTCGATCATGCTCGGCTTCACCGCGCGGGCCGACATCTCCGCTCCGCTGGTGCCCGCGGAAGGCGAGATCGAAGAGGCGTACTGGGTTTCGCGCGAGGAGGTGCGGGCCGCCTTCGCGAACAGTCAGCTGCGGAACGCGGGCGCCGTGCCGACCCCGATCGCCGGCGGGACGCGGCAGCTGGTGCTGCCGGGGAACTCGTCGATCGCGCGCGTGATGCTGGCGGCCTGGGCCGGCGTCTAG
- a CDS encoding pitrilysin family protein yields the protein MSAPHRTAEEIGRTAAGPRPVPSLGTQRAAADLSHVDTTLSNGLRVLAVRKATVPLVELRVWIPFSGEDKLHPATAEVLAETLLTGTARRDRIEIDADLALIGGDLASGVDPERLVITGTSLADGLPTMLDVLADALTGASYADAEVERERERLIERIAVSRTQPRTIAREALQKHRYGDHPAVREVPQAEDVAVVTPDQVRALHRASVLPRGSVLVIVGDIDPETVIGDLEKAFGGWASDRSAVRLPALPELAGGNVLLVPRAGAVQSQIRLSAQTVSRTDPRYPALQLANLVYGGYFSSRLVENIREDKGYTYSAHSGFEFTDQTAVVNVDADTATDATAAALMETRYELARLGLVPPTTEEVESVRQYAIGSLVTAASSQGGLAAQLSALAATGLGVEWLAGHPERLAAVTAEDVANAALEFFAPKRFTGVVVGDADVLAPKLTALGDVTVGEPS from the coding sequence GTGAGCGCACCGCACCGCACCGCCGAGGAGATCGGCCGCACGGCCGCCGGGCCGCGTCCGGTCCCGTCGCTGGGGACGCAGCGCGCCGCCGCGGATCTGTCCCATGTGGACACCACGCTGAGCAATGGGCTGCGCGTGCTCGCCGTCCGCAAGGCCACCGTGCCGCTGGTCGAGCTGCGCGTCTGGATCCCGTTCTCCGGTGAGGACAAGCTGCACCCGGCCACCGCCGAAGTGCTGGCCGAGACCCTGCTGACCGGCACCGCCCGCCGCGACCGCATCGAGATCGACGCGGATCTGGCCCTGATCGGCGGTGACCTCGCGTCCGGCGTCGACCCGGAGCGCCTGGTCATCACCGGCACCTCGCTGGCCGACGGCCTGCCGACGATGCTCGACGTCCTCGCCGACGCGCTCACCGGCGCGTCGTACGCGGACGCCGAGGTCGAGCGGGAACGCGAGCGGCTCATCGAGCGGATCGCCGTGTCCCGCACGCAGCCGAGGACGATCGCCCGTGAGGCGCTGCAGAAGCACCGCTACGGCGACCACCCCGCGGTGCGCGAGGTTCCGCAGGCCGAAGACGTGGCCGTCGTGACGCCGGACCAGGTCCGCGCGCTGCACCGGGCTTCGGTGCTGCCGCGGGGATCCGTGCTGGTGATCGTCGGCGACATCGACCCCGAGACCGTCATCGGCGACCTGGAGAAGGCGTTCGGCGGCTGGGCTTCGGACCGCTCCGCCGTCCGCCTGCCCGCGCTGCCCGAGCTCGCCGGCGGCAACGTCCTGCTGGTGCCGCGGGCCGGTGCCGTGCAGTCGCAGATCCGGCTGTCCGCGCAGACCGTGTCGCGCACGGACCCGCGGTACCCGGCGCTGCAGCTGGCGAACCTGGTCTACGGCGGGTACTTCTCGTCGCGGCTGGTCGAGAACATCCGTGAGGACAAGGGTTACACCTACAGCGCGCACTCCGGATTCGAGTTCACCGACCAGACCGCCGTGGTGAACGTCGACGCGGACACCGCGACCGACGCGACCGCCGCCGCGCTGATGGAGACGCGGTACGAGCTGGCCAGGCTCGGTCTCGTGCCGCCGACCACCGAAGAGGTCGAGTCGGTGCGCCAGTACGCGATCGGTTCGCTGGTCACGGCTGCGTCGTCGCAAGGCGGCCTGGCCGCGCAGCTGTCCGCGCTCGCCGCGACGGGGCTGGGCGTCGAATGGCTGGCCGGGCATCCGGAGCGTCTCGCCGCGGTCACCGCCGAAGACGTGGCGAACGCGGCGCTGGAGTTCTTCGCGCCCAAGCGGTTCACCGGGGTCGTCGTCGGCGACGCCGATGTCCTCGCGCCGAAGCTGACGGCGCTGGGCGACGTGACCGTCGGGGAGCCCTCCTGA
- a CDS encoding extracellular solute-binding protein has protein sequence MSSTTQVRRSGRRWRGSIVLGAVTVAALVSACSGAASGPNGGAGDAAAAPAADAKLTLTVYSKFTDREYNVVTAGLNKLKAKFPNIEIKHEGQQDDDKITQSIRGGNPPDVAISFFTDNLGAWCSTGSFQDLKPYIDRDKIDLNQIPDAVRSYTEYQGKRCAMPLLADVYGFYYNKDMFAAKGITSPPKTTSELFEATKKLTEFNADGSIKVAGFLPSMPFYANMAQYWAPNFGATYLGADGQSHLADSPEWKAMFDFQKQLVDFYGGHAKVEQFKAGLGEEYSADHGFQRGKLAMMIDGEYRTAFIKDQAPELKFGTAAPPVLDSKPDRYGGAFTTGTIIAIPKGAKNPGAAWELIKQVTLDTSTLVELSNGLKNVPSTKAALTDPKLEVTPEFKTFLDLYNGGKLMPNPSTPIGDAHLKAVNDFAEKWQAGNVPDMIAGLKQVDAQINDELAQKRAGG, from the coding sequence ATGAGTTCCACGACCCAGGTTCGGAGAAGCGGCCGCCGTTGGCGCGGCTCGATAGTGCTCGGCGCGGTCACCGTCGCCGCGTTGGTGTCCGCCTGTTCGGGTGCCGCAAGCGGCCCGAACGGTGGGGCGGGCGACGCGGCGGCCGCCCCCGCCGCGGACGCGAAGCTCACGCTGACCGTCTACAGCAAGTTCACCGACCGTGAGTACAACGTGGTCACCGCCGGGCTCAACAAGCTCAAGGCGAAGTTCCCGAACATCGAGATCAAGCACGAAGGCCAGCAGGACGACGACAAGATCACCCAATCCATCCGCGGTGGCAACCCGCCGGACGTGGCGATCTCGTTCTTCACCGACAACCTCGGCGCGTGGTGCTCGACGGGCAGCTTCCAGGACCTCAAGCCCTACATCGACCGCGACAAGATCGACCTGAACCAGATCCCGGACGCCGTCCGCAGCTACACCGAATACCAGGGCAAACGCTGTGCCATGCCGCTGCTCGCCGACGTCTACGGCTTCTACTACAACAAGGACATGTTCGCGGCGAAGGGCATCACGTCGCCGCCGAAGACCACCTCGGAACTGTTCGAGGCCACCAAGAAGCTGACCGAATTCAACGCGGACGGCTCCATCAAGGTCGCCGGTTTCCTGCCGTCGATGCCGTTCTACGCCAACATGGCGCAGTACTGGGCCCCGAACTTCGGCGCCACCTATCTCGGCGCCGACGGCCAGTCGCACCTCGCCGACAGCCCCGAGTGGAAGGCGATGTTCGACTTCCAGAAGCAGCTCGTGGACTTCTACGGCGGCCATGCCAAGGTCGAGCAGTTCAAGGCCGGTCTCGGCGAGGAGTACTCGGCGGACCACGGTTTCCAGCGCGGCAAGCTCGCGATGATGATCGACGGCGAGTACCGCACCGCGTTCATCAAGGACCAGGCGCCGGAGCTCAAGTTCGGCACCGCGGCCCCGCCGGTGCTGGACAGCAAGCCGGACCGCTACGGCGGCGCGTTCACCACGGGCACGATCATCGCGATCCCCAAGGGCGCCAAGAACCCCGGCGCGGCTTGGGAGCTGATCAAGCAGGTCACCCTCGACACCTCGACGCTGGTCGAGCTGTCGAACGGCCTGAAGAACGTGCCGAGCACCAAGGCCGCGCTGACCGACCCGAAGCTCGAGGTCACACCGGAGTTCAAGACCTTCCTCGACCTGTACAACGGCGGGAAGCTGATGCCGAACCCGTCGACCCCGATCGGTGACGCGCACCTGAAGGCCGTCAACGACTTCGCGGAGAAGTGGCAGGCGGGCAACGTCCCCGACATGATCGCGGGGCTCAAGCAGGTCGACGCTCAGATCAACGACGAGCTGGCCCAGAAACGCGCCGGCGGCTGA
- a CDS encoding DUF2207 family protein, translating into MLLPVLLLLVLGAAPAGAQSEPQLPALPNSAEISLKVERDGALTVVEAVSVPSEATMTRRIPLRTAAPRDRDRIIGIRDVVIEGAGNAELTGEELTVKLKGGTSIVRYTVDGAVAEADGLTRVSWQLAGGWDARLELVRASFAAPAIPNAVTCYAGPEGSRAHCATAQIAHSGLTRFSQQNLAPGQRMEISVELPGGTVPANARLEPSKTFAGAFVLTAPVGWAWGGFALALVAAAVGLALLRRRDRHPGEALPVRLLTGKAFSSPDGVLPGQVGTVLSGRADAVDLAATVVDLAVRNYLWVSEEPGELTTWRLVRRNPTDEQLTAYERAVFDLLLPGESESVLLSEIQAARIGVDSVRDALDDSVVERRWYSRLPGRLTRAGLRICLYGLFLTVLLALTVGYAQLGLIVIAAGAVLAVAARWLPVRTGAGVALHRRLLGVRDALLATKATAVPKLEREVLLSRALPYALALGEQERWVAGFAELKGPPKIYWYGKEEDGEVPIARVSDFTAALVGTFAATRQGRRLEA; encoded by the coding sequence GTGCTGTTGCCGGTGCTTCTCCTGCTGGTGCTGGGCGCGGCACCGGCGGGAGCGCAGAGCGAACCGCAGCTGCCCGCATTGCCGAACAGCGCGGAGATCTCGCTCAAGGTGGAACGCGACGGCGCGCTCACGGTCGTCGAGGCGGTGTCCGTGCCGAGCGAGGCGACGATGACCCGCCGGATCCCGCTCCGCACGGCCGCCCCACGCGACCGCGACCGGATCATCGGCATCCGCGACGTCGTCATCGAGGGGGCGGGCAACGCCGAACTGACCGGCGAAGAGCTCACCGTCAAGCTCAAGGGCGGCACGTCGATCGTCCGGTACACAGTGGACGGTGCGGTCGCCGAGGCCGACGGCCTGACGCGGGTGAGCTGGCAGCTCGCGGGCGGCTGGGATGCCCGGCTCGAACTCGTGCGCGCGAGCTTCGCCGCACCGGCCATCCCGAACGCGGTCACCTGTTACGCCGGGCCCGAGGGTTCGCGCGCGCACTGCGCGACCGCCCAGATCGCGCATTCCGGGCTGACCCGGTTCAGCCAGCAGAACCTCGCGCCGGGGCAGCGCATGGAGATCTCGGTCGAACTGCCCGGCGGCACCGTCCCGGCGAACGCGCGCCTGGAGCCGTCGAAGACCTTCGCGGGGGCGTTCGTGCTCACCGCCCCGGTCGGCTGGGCGTGGGGCGGCTTCGCTCTCGCGCTGGTCGCGGCGGCCGTCGGGCTGGCCCTGCTGCGAAGGCGGGACAGGCACCCTGGCGAGGCGCTTCCGGTCCGGCTGCTCACCGGGAAAGCGTTCTCGTCACCCGACGGTGTGCTTCCCGGACAGGTCGGGACCGTCCTCTCGGGCCGCGCCGACGCCGTCGACCTGGCCGCGACGGTCGTCGACCTCGCCGTCCGGAACTACCTCTGGGTGAGCGAGGAGCCCGGCGAGCTGACCACCTGGCGGCTCGTCCGCCGCAATCCGACGGACGAACAGCTGACCGCTTACGAACGCGCCGTGTTCGACCTCCTCCTGCCCGGCGAAAGCGAGTCGGTGCTCCTGTCGGAGATCCAGGCGGCGCGGATCGGCGTCGACTCGGTGCGGGACGCGCTGGACGACAGCGTCGTCGAGCGCCGCTGGTACTCGCGGCTGCCGGGCAGGCTGACCCGTGCCGGCCTGCGGATCTGCCTCTACGGCCTGTTCCTCACCGTCCTGCTGGCCCTGACCGTCGGCTACGCCCAGCTCGGGCTGATCGTCATCGCCGCGGGCGCGGTACTCGCCGTCGCCGCCCGGTGGCTGCCGGTGCGCACGGGCGCCGGCGTCGCGCTGCACCGGCGGCTGCTCGGCGTCCGCGACGCGCTGCTGGCGACCAAGGCGACGGCCGTCCCGAAGCTCGAACGCGAGGTGCTCCTTTCCCGGGCGCTGCCGTACGCGCTCGCTCTCGGCGAACAAGAACGGTGGGTCGCCGGATTCGCCGAGTTGAAGGGGCCGCCCAAGATCTACTGGTACGGCAAGGAAGAGGACGGCGAAGTCCCGATCGCGCGGGTGAGCGACTTCACCGCCGCGCTCGTGGGAACCTTCGCCGCGACCCGCCAGGGCCGTCGCCTGGAGGCCTGA
- a CDS encoding carbohydrate ABC transporter permease, with amino-acid sequence MTTLAEPRHTAPASEPPKVRVRRQWDKKLYWIATHSVGIAMGVIFMLPILFVFLTAVMSSDQALSSNFWPKEWHFENFIEVFEKAPLLQYFGNSILYSTLATVGALVSAIPAAYALSKLKFRGQNLFFMLTMAAMMLPPQVTVVPLYDLWVRLGFTGTLVPLIVPYFFFDAFSIFLLRQFFLTIPKDYLEAAKIDGCNEFQAMVKVLIPMAKPGIAATAMFCFLFTWNDYFGPLLYTGETRDNWPLSLAIASFRGMHHVEWNLTMAATALIMLPVIVLFVFAQKSFVKGITFTGVKG; translated from the coding sequence ATGACCACCTTGGCCGAGCCCAGGCACACCGCCCCGGCGTCCGAACCGCCGAAGGTGCGGGTGCGGCGCCAATGGGACAAGAAGCTGTACTGGATCGCAACGCACAGCGTGGGCATCGCGATGGGCGTGATCTTCATGCTGCCCATCCTGTTCGTGTTCCTCACCGCGGTGATGTCCAGCGATCAGGCGCTCTCGTCGAACTTCTGGCCGAAGGAATGGCACTTCGAGAACTTCATCGAGGTGTTCGAAAAGGCGCCGCTGTTGCAGTATTTCGGCAACAGCATCCTCTATTCGACGCTGGCCACCGTCGGGGCGCTCGTCTCGGCGATCCCGGCGGCGTACGCGCTTTCGAAGCTGAAGTTCCGCGGGCAGAACTTGTTCTTCATGCTCACCATGGCCGCGATGATGCTGCCCCCGCAGGTCACCGTCGTGCCGTTGTACGACCTGTGGGTGCGGCTCGGGTTCACCGGGACCCTGGTTCCGCTGATCGTGCCGTACTTCTTCTTCGACGCGTTCTCGATCTTCCTGCTGCGGCAGTTCTTCCTCACCATTCCGAAGGACTACCTCGAAGCCGCGAAGATCGACGGCTGCAACGAGTTCCAGGCGATGGTCAAGGTGCTGATCCCGATGGCGAAGCCGGGGATCGCGGCCACCGCGATGTTCTGCTTCCTGTTCACCTGGAACGACTATTTCGGTCCGCTGCTCTACACCGGTGAGACCCGCGACAACTGGCCGCTTTCGCTGGCGATCGCGTCGTTCCGCGGTATGCACCACGTGGAATGGAATCTCACCATGGCGGCCACCGCGCTGATCATGCTGCCGGTGATCGTGCTGTTCGTGTTCGCGCAGAAGTCCTTCGTCAAGGGCATCACATTCACAGGGGTCAAGGGATGA